The following proteins come from a genomic window of Theileria equi strain WA chromosome 2 map unlocalized gcontig_1105316255037, whole genome shotgun sequence:
- a CDS encoding hypothetical protein (encoded by transcript BEWA_038580A) yields MQTAASEISTSRAETIKSVTNPTLISTSDVADNRSTLSLVEGQCLPESNQNFFFKWVRACDHTESKQGNILPLKKQQKHDDSGRIRPKPIVKQAGTTYCASFQTDDKEFNNDILGTRRLYYNLADVRWRLVKLPSVDGG; encoded by the exons ATGCAAACTGCAGCGAgtgaaatctcaacttcacgagctgaaacgataaaaagtgtcacaaatccaacattaatatcaacaagtgatgtagctgacaacaggtctacgttatccctcgttgaagggcaatgcctacctgaatcaaatcaaaatttcttctttaaatgggtacgagcttgcgatcatacagagagtaaacagggaaacatattgcctcttaaaaagcaacaaaaacatgatgatagtggaagaataagacCCAAACCAATCGTTAAACAAGCTGGTACAACCTACtgtgcatcattccaaactgacgacaaagagttcaacaatgacatacttggcactagaagactttattataatctagctgacgtaag gtggcgacttgtaaaactacccagtgtagacgggggataa